In Segatella copri, the DNA window GCTTCTTCATCTTCTGCCAGATGGAGTGGATACTCTTGGTGCGGCCTTTCATGTGATATTTCAGGCCGGCAGCATCGAGCTTCTCCTGGATTGGCTGGATGAAGCGGGCGATATAGGCATCGCGCGAAGCCTTGGTGGCGTTCAGCTTGTCCTTTATCATATAGTAGGCGTCGTGCTCGAGATACTTCAGACTGAGGTCTTCCAGTTCGCTCTTCAGCTTGTAGAGTCCCAGTTTGTGGGCGAGTGGGGCATAGAGGTAGCTTGCCTCTTCGCTTACTTCATGTTTTGCCTCTTCCTGTTTGGTATCGCGTATCTGTCTCATCACGTTCACGCGGTCGGCAATCATGATGAGGATGACGCGCATATCCTCAGAGAATGAGATAAGCAGATTTCTGAAGTTTTCGCTCTCTATGATAGGGTTGCGCTTATATAAATCGTGGATGCGAAGCAGACCACTGATAATGTGGGCTACGCTATCTCCGTATTTCTTCTGTATCTCTTCGATGGTCTGATAACCATCGATGACGCTGGTCTGCATCAGGATGGCGATGATGCCATCTCGTTTCAGACCTATCTCGTTTACTGCGATTTCTGCGGTTTGCAGGGCAGCGAGTATTGGATTCATTCCGAAGACATTGCGCTTAATCTGATGGTTGATGAAGGCATGCTGTATGTCTTCACGCAGATGCTGCTCGTCGCCTGGCTTGAATGTGTCGCCCACGGCGGTTCTCAGGCGCTCCAGTATCTGGAGTGTCTGTTCCTTTTCTTCGGATGTGAATTTAAAAGGTGTTTCGTTCATTGTCGTTCCCTCCTGCTGATGATATATTTATTGAGTCATTATAACTCGTCTATCCACTTCTGACCAGACTTAGTGTTAAGCCAGATGGCAAAGCTGGCACCTATCAAGGCTCCTAGCCCCATAAATATAGTATATAGTTCCATATTGTTTCTTATTTATCGTTATACTTCATAACTCTGTTTGCACTATACGCAAATACAAAAGCTGCTATTGCTCCAAGTACAAGGCAGAGTATATTATTTACCCCCATCTCGTCACCGGTAATCATTGGAGATAATCCGCCTATACCGGTTCCGCTGATGAACAAGTTAGATACCCCATAGAGGTAATGTGATAGCCCCGACCTTCTGTCGTGCTCTTTTGATAATTTACTAACCATGTCGCAATATTCCATTTTAAATTTGACAAACAATGGCGTTTCGGCGTTAAAAACCGCGTACTTCGTTAAATTTTCAATGCAAAGGTACAAAAAAAAGCGGAAATATTTCTGATTATCAGAAAAAACTAGTATCTTTGTAGCACATATAGTGTAAATTTAACATAAATATGGTATTATGAATCAGCAAGATCTAAACCAAATCGCTGCTCGCGGTATCTCCGAGCAGCAGATTGAACACCAGTTGGAACAAATCAAGAATGGCTTCCCATTCCTCAAGCTCGAGGGTGCGGCTGCCATCGGTAAGGGTATCATGGCTCCTACAGCTCAGGAAGTAGAGAACTACGAGAAGGCGTGGATCGACTACAAGGCTGAGGGTCACAAGATTGTGAAGTTCGTACCTGCTTCAGGTGCGGCAAGCCGCATGTTCAAGAACATGTTTGCATTCCTCGATGCTCCATACGATGTTCCTACTACTGACTTCGAAAAACAATTCTTCGAGAATATCAAGAAGTTTGCTTTCCGCAAGGCACTCTGCGACAAGTGCCATGTAAACAACGAGAAGGGTATCATGTGCCTTATCAAGAAGGGCGATTACAAGGCTGTTGTGGCTAATCTCCTCAAGCCAGAGGGATTGAACTACGGACAGTTGCCTAAGGGATTACTCCAGTTCCACGAGTATGAGGACGAGGTTCGCACCCCAATGGAGGAGCACCTGGTTGAGGCTGCGCTCTATGCTAGCAGCAACGGCGAGGCAAATGTTCACTTCACCGTTTCTCACGACCACCTGGAACTCTTCAAGCAGATGGTAGCCGAGAAGGTAGATAAGTATGCACAGCGCTACGGCATCAAGTATAACATCTCATTCTCAGAGCAGAAGCCTAGCACCGATACCATCGCTGCCAATCCAGACAATACTCCTTTCCGTAACGAGGATGGCTCTTTGCTGTTCCGTCCGGGCGGTCATGGTGCACTCATCGAGAACCTAAACGAGATTGATGCTGATGTGGTATTCATCAAGAATATAGACAATGTGGTTCCTGATCGCCTGAAGGCTGAGACTGTTACCTGGAAGCAGGTGATTGCAGGTGTATTGGTTACTCTGCAGAAGCAGGCTTTCGATTATCTGGAGGTTTTGGATTCTGGTCAGTACAACCATAAGAAGCTGGAGGAGATTATCCGCTTCGTTCAGCGCGACCTCTGCTGCCGCAAGGCTGATATCAAGGAGCTGGAGGATGCCGAACTGGTTATCTATCTGCGTAAGAAGTTGAACCGCCCTATGCGTGTCTGCGGTGTCGTTAAGAACGTAGGCGAGCCTGGTGGTGGTCCATTCCTTACCTATAATCAGGATGGCACTGTAAGCCTTCAGATTCTGGAGAGCTCTCAGATTGACAAGAATAACGAGGAGTATATGAAGATGTTTACCGAGGGAACACACTTCAACCCGGTAGACCTCGTCTGTGCTACCAAGGATTACCAGGGCAATGCCTTCGATCTTCCTAAGTTCGTTGATCCATCTACCGGTTTCATCTCCAGCAAGAGTAAGAATGGTAAGGATTTGAAGGCACTCGAGTTGCCAGGTCTCTGGAATGGTGCGATGAGTGACTGGAATACAGTATTCGTAGAGGTTCCTCTCGGTACATTCAACCCAGTGAAGACCGTGAATGATCTGCTCCGCGATCAGCATCAGGCTGTAGAGGGCGGCATCAAGCACGAGCATCATCACGGAGAGGGCGGTTGCTGTGGTAAGCACTAATTTCCGATTCCGTATATCTCGATGGTAAGATATAAACACAATAAAGGCTCAGTTCCCGATTTTATTCGAGGATTGAGCCTTTATCATTGAGCTAATAATGTGTCTGCTAAAAATTATAAGATGTTCTGAATCAAATAAAAATAGCCTCTTGTTTCAAGTCTGCTAAAGGAAAACTATCTGATACAAAGGATAGGAATCCTTAGCAGGAAGTTCTTAGTTGTACCAAATTTCTCCGCCTAATACTGTTGGATACTCTTCAGCTGTTGCTCTTTCTACAGGAGCCGTAATTTCTACGAACTCACCATACTCCTTTACCTTGTTAATGTTCATAATTTGTAGGGTTTGTTGATTTATTAATTTATATTACGGATTGGTATCTATTAAGGATACTGATCTTTTACTTTTTTTCTACGCTGCAAAGTTACACAAAAAAATGATATGCAACAAGTTTTTTGGCTAAAAATCTGTCGATATTTAACCTTCTTTAAAAGTTTTCTGCATATTTCCTGCAATACTATTCTGTTTTAGTAGAATATTTTTGTTTGTATTCGCTAAATACCTCATAATGAGCGGGTAAATGACAGTCTTCTAATTGTAGTTTAATCGTATACACTATCAGGAGACTGTCATTTACTTCATTGCTTCATTATATGGATGAAAATTTCACCTTATATTATAAAGAGATTTCGCCCGCCAGGGATTCGGTCAGTTTTTCTCTTACCTTTTTGTTATCTGCATATCTTCCCTGCAGATACATCATCTTGGTGACCATAGCCTCTACCGTAGAATCGTATCCGCTTATCACATGAGCAGCTTTCAACTGGAAGCCGGCTCCGTAGCGTTCCATCTCTACACTGCCCGTAAGACATTGGCTGATATTCACGATGTTTACTCCGCGATGGGCAGCCTGATCCAGAAGACGTATGATCCATGGCGTGTGAGGAGCATTGCCTGAACCGAAAGTACGCATCACGATGCCGCGGAGGTCTGGTGATTCCATCACGTGGCGCACAATGTTATCTTGGATACCCGGGAAGAGACTGAACACGATGACGTTCGGATCGAGCTTCAGGTGTGGAACCATTGGCTTTCTGTAATCCGGCGTAAGAATGTGATGGTCGTGATATTGAAAATTGATTCCTACATCGCAGAGGTGAGGGTAGTTGAATGATTCGAAAGCATGAAATCCCTCGGCATTGATCTTGATGGCACGGTTACCGCGAATCAGCTTGCCGTTGAAAAAGATGCATACCTCGGGCACCATAGGGCGTCCTTCAGCATTCTTGGCAGAAGCAATCTCGATGGCTGTCATCAGATTCTCCTTGCCGTCGGTTCGCAATTCACCGATAGGCAACTGGCTACCCGTCAATATTACAGGCTTGGTCAGATTCTCAAGCATGAAAGATAGGGCAGACGAAGTGTAAGCCATTGTATCGGTGCCATGAAGGATTACGAATCCGTCATAGTCGTTGTAGTTGTTGGATATCATGCTTACGATTTCTGCCCAGCGCATAGGATCCATGTCGCTGGAATCGATAGGTGGGTCGAATTTTCGCACATCGATTTCTGCCTGAATGAGCTTGAATTCGGGCATGGAAGAAACGAGGTGATTGAAATCAAGAGGTTCCAGTACACCTGTCATCGGGTCCTTTCCCATACCGATGGTACCACCGGTATAGATGATGAGAATCTTTGGTTTTGCCATTTTCTATGTTTCTTTACATTTTGTCACGTTATCGGATGCAAAGATAATGAAAATATTTGTTTCTCCAAAACATATTGGCTAAAAATGTATCTGGATTTTACAAAGTGTTACGAAATATTGGTAGAAAAGCAGATGAAAACTTCAATATGTCAGCATTTCCGGTCTTAAAAGCCCTTAATATAAAGAGGTATTAGCAAAGTTTAGCAAAATAAATGCATTTTTATTCGCTTGTTACAAAAAGAAATCGTACTTTTGCAGGCGATTTAATAAAAATACTAAGTTGTTATGGTAAAAATCACATTCCCAGACGGATCTGTTCGTGAGTATGAACAGGGCGTAACTGGCTTACAAATCGCCGAGAGCATCTCACCGGCTCTCGCTCGCAACGTTGTATCTTGCGGTGTTAATGGTGAGACAGTAGAGTTGAACCGTCCTATCAATGAGGATGCAAATGTAGAACTCTACAAGTTTGAGGATGAGCAGGGTAAGCACACATTCTGGCATACATCTGCCCACTTGTTGGCTGAGGCTCTTCAGGAGCTTTACCCAGGCATCCAGTTCGGTTTCGGTCCAGCCGTAGAGAGTGGTTTCTTCTACGACGTGATGCCAGCCGAGGGTCAGGTGATCTCAGAGAATGACTTCGCCAAGATTGAGGCTAAGATGATGGAACTTGCCAAGAAGAACGAACCTGTGGTTCGCAAGGAGGTGGCTAAGGCTGATGCTCTCGCTGAGTTCAAGGCTGACGGTCAGACTTACAAGTGCGAGCATATTGAGCAGGACTTGGAGGATGGTACCATCACCACATATACCCAGGGCAATTTCACCGATCTTTGCCGTGGTCCTCACTTGATGAACACTGGCCTTATCAAGGCTGTGAAGATTACAAGTGTGGCTGGTGCTTTCTGGCGCGGTGATGCCAAGCGCGAGCAGATGACCCGTATCTACGGTATCAGCTTCCCTAAGAAGAAGATGCTCGACGAGTACTTGGTAATTCTCGAAGAGGCTAAGAAGCGTGACCACCGTAAGATTGGTAAGGAGATGGAACTCTTCATGTTCTCAGAGCGTGTAGGTAAGGGTCTTCCTATCTGGTTGCCAAAGGGTACTCAGCTCCGCCTGCGTCTGCAGGAGTTGCTTCGTTCTCTCCTGAAGCCTTACAACTATCAGGAGGTTATCTGCCCAGGTATCGGTGGCAAGAGTCTTTATGTTACATCTGGTCACTATGCTCACTATGGCAAGGATGCATTCCAGCCTATCCAGACTCCTGAGGAGGATGAGGAGTATATGCTCAAGCCAATGAACTGTCCTCACCACTGCGAGGTCTACGCTCGTAAGCCTCGTTCTTACAAGGATCTTCCTTTGCGTATCGCAGAGTTCGGTACCGTATTCCGCTATGAGAAGAGCGGTGAGCTCCACGGTTTGACTCGTGTTCGTACCTTTACACAGGATGATGCTCACATCTTCGTTCGTTCAGATCAGGTGAAGTCTGAGTTCGAGAATGTAATCGACGTAATCTTGAAGGTATTCAAGATCTTCGGTTTCGAGAACTACGAGGCACAGATTTCTCTCCGCGATCCTAAGGATACAGAGAAGTATATCGGTTCTGATGAGATTTGGGAAGAGAGCGAGAATGCTATCCGCGAGGCTTGCAAGGAGAAGGGCCTTGAGACTCATGAGGAGGTTGGCGAGGCTGCCTTCTATGGTCCTAAGCTCGACTTCATGGTAAAGGATGCCATCGGTCGTCGCTGGCAGTTGGGTACCATCCAGGTGGATTACAACTTGCCTGAGCGTTTCAAGCTGGAATATACAGCTGAGGATAACTCTAAGAAGACTCCTGTGATGATTCACCGTGCACCATTCGGTTCACTGGAGCGATTCACAGCCGTTCTCATCGAGCATACAGCCGGTCACTTCCCATTGTGGTTGACTCCAGACCAGGTTGCAATTCTTCCTATCTCTGAGAAGTTCAACGATTATGCTCAGAAGGTACGTCAGTACTTTGACAAGCAGGGTGTACGTGCTCTCGTTGATGACCGTAACGAGAAGATTGGCCGCAAGATTCGCGACAACGAGTTGAAGCGTGTTCCTTACATGGTCATCGTAGGTGAGAAGGAGAGTGCCGAGGGCTTGGTATCTATGCGTAAGCAGGGTGGTGGCGAACAGGCTACCATGAGCATGGAAGAGTTCGCTCAGCGCATCAATGCCGAGGTTGCAGAGCAGCTGAAGGCAGCTGAGGAGTAATCCCGCAGATTGATATTTTCTAATCTCCCGCAGATTTCACAGATTTA includes these proteins:
- a CDS encoding DUF4301 family protein, producing the protein MNQQDLNQIAARGISEQQIEHQLEQIKNGFPFLKLEGAAAIGKGIMAPTAQEVENYEKAWIDYKAEGHKIVKFVPASGAASRMFKNMFAFLDAPYDVPTTDFEKQFFENIKKFAFRKALCDKCHVNNEKGIMCLIKKGDYKAVVANLLKPEGLNYGQLPKGLLQFHEYEDEVRTPMEEHLVEAALYASSNGEANVHFTVSHDHLELFKQMVAEKVDKYAQRYGIKYNISFSEQKPSTDTIAANPDNTPFRNEDGSLLFRPGGHGALIENLNEIDADVVFIKNIDNVVPDRLKAETVTWKQVIAGVLVTLQKQAFDYLEVLDSGQYNHKKLEEIIRFVQRDLCCRKADIKELEDAELVIYLRKKLNRPMRVCGVVKNVGEPGGGPFLTYNQDGTVSLQILESSQIDKNNEEYMKMFTEGTHFNPVDLVCATKDYQGNAFDLPKFVDPSTGFISSKSKNGKDLKALELPGLWNGAMSDWNTVFVEVPLGTFNPVKTVNDLLRDQHQAVEGGIKHEHHHGEGGCCGKH
- a CDS encoding asparaginase yields the protein MAKPKILIIYTGGTIGMGKDPMTGVLEPLDFNHLVSSMPEFKLIQAEIDVRKFDPPIDSSDMDPMRWAEIVSMISNNYNDYDGFVILHGTDTMAYTSSALSFMLENLTKPVILTGSQLPIGELRTDGKENLMTAIEIASAKNAEGRPMVPEVCIFFNGKLIRGNRAIKINAEGFHAFESFNYPHLCDVGINFQYHDHHILTPDYRKPMVPHLKLDPNVIVFSLFPGIQDNIVRHVMESPDLRGIVMRTFGSGNAPHTPWIIRLLDQAAHRGVNIVNISQCLTGSVEMERYGAGFQLKAAHVISGYDSTVEAMVTKMMYLQGRYADNKKVREKLTESLAGEISL
- the thrS gene encoding threonine--tRNA ligase; this encodes MVKITFPDGSVREYEQGVTGLQIAESISPALARNVVSCGVNGETVELNRPINEDANVELYKFEDEQGKHTFWHTSAHLLAEALQELYPGIQFGFGPAVESGFFYDVMPAEGQVISENDFAKIEAKMMELAKKNEPVVRKEVAKADALAEFKADGQTYKCEHIEQDLEDGTITTYTQGNFTDLCRGPHLMNTGLIKAVKITSVAGAFWRGDAKREQMTRIYGISFPKKKMLDEYLVILEEAKKRDHRKIGKEMELFMFSERVGKGLPIWLPKGTQLRLRLQELLRSLLKPYNYQEVICPGIGGKSLYVTSGHYAHYGKDAFQPIQTPEEDEEYMLKPMNCPHHCEVYARKPRSYKDLPLRIAEFGTVFRYEKSGELHGLTRVRTFTQDDAHIFVRSDQVKSEFENVIDVILKVFKIFGFENYEAQISLRDPKDTEKYIGSDEIWEESENAIREACKEKGLETHEEVGEAAFYGPKLDFMVKDAIGRRWQLGTIQVDYNLPERFKLEYTAEDNSKKTPVMIHRAPFGSLERFTAVLIEHTAGHFPLWLTPDQVAILPISEKFNDYAQKVRQYFDKQGVRALVDDRNEKIGRKIRDNELKRVPYMVIVGEKESAEGLVSMRKQGGGEQATMSMEEFAQRINAEVAEQLKAAEE